DNA sequence from the Verrucomicrobiota bacterium genome:
TTCGGGAGTGGTTAAACGAACTGGCCCGGCGGCACGAACTGGAGACAGAACGTCCCATCGTGTTCGCGGAATTAAACCATCACTATGCCCGTCAAAAGGAGTACCTTAGCCTCCTGGCATGGCTGGCTGTCGTGCTTGCCGTCGGCATCGTCATCACCATACTCATCGACCGGATACTCCGCCTGCGCCAGGTAGCCCGAATCCGGGAGCGTCTGGCTGCGGATTTGCACGATGAATTGGGAGCTGACCTCCACACCATTGGCTTATTGAGCGATCTGGCAGAAGACGCCAAAGAAGACACGGAAGAATTAGCCATGCTCCATCAACGTATTCGAAGAGTCACCGAGCAGAGTGGCGCAGCCGTACGCCACTGTACCGACATGCTGGAAGCCAACGGACTCAATACCAACATAAAAGAAAACATACTGCGTGCTTCCCGCCGGATAATGGCCAAGCTCGAAAACAACATTTCGATAGAAGGGGAAGAATATTTAAACAAACTCAAACCAAACACGCGCTTCGACTTGATCCTGTTCTATAATGAATGTCTGGTGAATATCAGCCGCCATTCCCAGGCTTCCCAATTCACCACTCACTTGATGGCTGACAACAAGGAGATCCTTTTATCCGTAAGTGATAACGGACGAGGTATTTCAGAGTTCAGGGTAAATGGAGTTCCGAAATCTCTTAAGCGCCGGGCGCGACTGTTGGGTGCCAAGGTTAGCGTTGATCGTCCCGCAACGGGTGGCACCTGCATTAATCTGAAGCTTCGAACCCGGAGGTGGGGACGCCACAGATAAGCCAAATCCATGGAAAGAAATATCCGCATTGTATTGGTTGAAGACCATCCCGAATACCGGGAGGTCGTTGAGCTCGCTTTGGATAAAGAACCAGACATGGAATTAGTAAGTCAGTTTGGTTCAGCTGAAAGTGCCCTTCGCTGCATGCAGAATCTCGAGCATGGTAAGGAACCGGATGTCATCCTGCTCGACCTGAACCTTCCAGGTATGAACGGCCTCGATTCCATCAGCTGGCTTAAAGACTATGTGCCTAAATCAAAAATAATAGTATTAACCCAGTCCAACAAGGAGGCGGATATACTGCGGGCCATCACCCTCGGCGCATCGGGTTATCTTTTAAAATCCTCTTCCGTAAACCAGATCAAAGAGGGTATCCGAATGGTTTCGAATGGAGGTGCTTCGCTGGATGCCAATATAGCCCGGTTTATCCTGACAACCCTGAAGGCAAAACTCCCGAATGTGGAAATGGAGCAGCCCCTTTCCGAACGGGAAATGGAAGTCCTCAAACTGCTTGGGGAAGGCTTCCTAAAAAAGGAAATCGCCGATCACCTACGCATTAGCATCAGCACCGTGGTGACTCACGTCGCCCACATCTACGAAAAACTCCACGTGCAGAACGCGCCGGCAGCTGTCGCCAAAGCCTTCAGAATGGGAATCTTTTCACCTGGGAAAGAAGACTGAAAAAACGGTAATCTTGAAATCCCTGAATCACTACAAACAAGAAGGATCGAGCCCTCTTTGTCCGGATCTGCAACTTTCCTCAATTTTGTTTCCTGAAGAAAGCGACTAAAGCGCCCACCCCTTCGACAGTGACTTTTAATTCCGTATCCCGATCAATGGTCACCAATTCCACCGGAGAGCCGGGGATCACCAGGCTTCCCTTCTTCAATGGCAATCCCCTGGCAGTCAGGACCCTTACCAGCCAACGCAGTGAATGCAGGGGCCCTCCCATGATTTCGGGATAAGGAACGGGGTCATATCTTCATTTTTGACAAAATTCTTCCTTTTCTTCCACCCAGCTCCTTTT
Encoded proteins:
- a CDS encoding response regulator transcription factor: MERNIRIVLVEDHPEYREVVELALDKEPDMELVSQFGSAESALRCMQNLEHGKEPDVILLDLNLPGMNGLDSISWLKDYVPKSKIIVLTQSNKEADILRAITLGASGYLLKSSSVNQIKEGIRMVSNGGASLDANIARFILTTLKAKLPNVEMEQPLSEREMEVLKLLGEGFLKKEIADHLRISISTVVTHVAHIYEKLHVQNAPAAVAKAFRMGIFSPGKED